In the Candidatus Methylomirabilota bacterium genome, one interval contains:
- a CDS encoding VOC family protein: MPKRKIATMFLTLVLALALLMPPPPATPAAAPLAQAVEAIGITVSDMERAVEFYSRVLFFEKLSDVELAGDAVERLHGVGGLRIRVVRMRLGEEVIELSEPVTPRGRPIPSDSRSNDRWFQHIAIIVSDMDQAYLWLRRHRVRHLSSAPQRLPDWNPNAGGIRAFYFADPDGHPLEILEFPPDKGDPRWQRPGDRIFLGIDHTAIVVGDTQASLELYRDALGMTVVGGSENWGPEQERLNNVAGARLRITTVRAAAGPGIELLEYLTPRDGRATPPDVSANDLVHWQTLLAVRNVPATARALGAGRLTFVSPGVVATTDTRLGFREGFVLRDPDGHALQLRAR, encoded by the coding sequence ATGCCCAAGCGCAAGATCGCCACCATGTTCCTGACCCTGGTCCTCGCTCTCGCCCTGCTGATGCCCCCGCCGCCGGCGACCCCGGCGGCCGCGCCGCTGGCCCAGGCGGTGGAGGCCATCGGAATCACCGTGAGCGATATGGAGCGCGCCGTCGAGTTCTACTCCCGCGTTCTGTTCTTCGAGAAGCTGTCCGACGTCGAGCTGGCGGGCGACGCGGTCGAGCGCCTGCACGGCGTCGGGGGCCTCCGGATCAGGGTCGTCCGCATGCGCCTGGGCGAGGAGGTCATCGAGCTCAGTGAACCGGTCACCCCGCGGGGCCGTCCGATTCCGTCGGACTCCCGGAGCAACGATCGCTGGTTCCAGCACATCGCCATCATCGTCTCGGACATGGACCAGGCCTATCTCTGGCTGCGCCGCCACCGGGTCCGGCACCTCTCCTCCGCCCCGCAACGGCTGCCCGACTGGAATCCCAACGCCGGCGGCATCCGGGCCTTCTACTTCGCCGATCCCGACGGCCACCCGCTGGAAATCCTGGAGTTCCCGCCGGACAAGGGCGATCCACGCTGGCAGCGGCCGGGCGATCGCATCTTCCTGGGGATCGACCATACGGCCATCGTCGTCGGCGACACGCAGGCGAGCCTCGAGCTCTATCGCGACGCCCTGGGCATGACGGTGGTGGGCGGGAGCGAGAATTGGGGTCCGGAGCAGGAGCGACTCAACAACGTGGCGGGCGCCCGGCTCCGCATCACCACGGTGCGGGCCGCGGCGGGCCCCGGCATCGAGCTGCTCGAGTACCTGACGCCCCGCGACGGGAGGGCCACGCCGCCTGACGTCAGCGCGAACGACCTGGTGCACTGGCAGACACTGCTGGCCGTCCGCAACGTGCCGGCGACCGCCCGCGCGCTGGGGGCCGGCCGGCTCACGTTCGTCTCGCCGGGCGTC